A region of Paractinoplanes abujensis DNA encodes the following proteins:
- a CDS encoding DUF4397 domain-containing protein: MVLPVRPLRRLAAGAAALAIVLLTAAPARAAAGSGYVRLAHLSPDTPAVDVYLRSTTGAVEPQTFRAVAYGDMSRYLRLPTGAYQVAMRKAGAPASEPPVITTEVGVADRGAYTVAGVGRFADLGLRVLKDDLRLPDPGKSKVRIIQASVKAPVLDVAGKNGTKIADSVQFATTTAYREVNPGRWSVRVVPAGGGNTSELPCTLGAGSVYSLIVLDDDGGGLKPELHVDAERQGTVPLGSVATGAGGTALSDRPAGPLVAAAAAVAALITGASVIALRRRSRTA; this comes from the coding sequence ATGGTCCTCCCGGTCCGCCCTCTGCGGCGCCTCGCGGCCGGTGCCGCCGCGCTGGCGATCGTCCTGCTCACCGCGGCCCCGGCGCGCGCCGCCGCGGGCAGTGGCTATGTGCGCCTGGCCCACCTCTCGCCGGACACCCCCGCGGTCGACGTCTACCTGCGGTCCACCACCGGTGCGGTCGAGCCGCAGACGTTCCGCGCGGTGGCCTACGGCGACATGTCGCGTTACCTGCGGCTGCCCACCGGGGCCTACCAGGTCGCCATGCGCAAGGCCGGCGCCCCCGCGAGCGAGCCGCCTGTTATCACCACCGAGGTCGGCGTGGCCGACAGGGGCGCCTACACGGTGGCCGGCGTGGGCCGCTTCGCCGACCTGGGTCTGCGCGTGCTCAAGGACGATCTGCGCCTGCCCGACCCCGGCAAGTCGAAGGTGCGCATCATCCAGGCCTCGGTCAAGGCGCCCGTGCTCGACGTGGCGGGCAAGAACGGCACGAAGATCGCGGACAGCGTCCAGTTCGCCACGACGACCGCCTACCGCGAGGTCAACCCCGGCCGCTGGAGCGTGCGGGTCGTGCCCGCGGGCGGTGGCAACACCAGCGAACTGCCCTGCACGCTGGGCGCGGGCAGCGTCTACTCGCTGATCGTGCTGGACGACGACGGGGGCGGCCTCAAACCGGAATTGCACGTCGACGCGGAACGCCAAGGCACCGTCCCGCTGGGCAGCGTCGCCACCGGCGCCGGTGGCACAGCCCTCAGCGACCGCCCGGCCGGCCCACTCGTCGCGGCCGCGGCCGCGGTCGCCGCCCTGATCACGGGTGCGTCGGTGATTGCCCTCCGCCGCCGGTCCCGCACGGCCTGA
- a CDS encoding class F sortase, translating to MKADDSDTPLIIKLPGRPAPPDPAALPTRPTPPDRATPSERATPSERATPSERATPSERATPGGPDSPGRQDTPGRRETPEASSRYEAVPVPIVPPLGDTEISWIARGRAKVVKPATIRARALVPGALSIPRPKPSRKLRLGQPATPFPRRVFPNAEPQLAEPQPAEPQPAELQRAGTSSAAREAVPPEPATIVPPPIRAPTPDHPVPTSTPSPVRETAVALDDTILPPVEAPAQLPKDRPDSVRKRGLALPITAAAAAAVIATAGYVAVTGRTPADLGRWAGFGSKVDSRAGTAADAKTAANSRTAAGNGTAPGAVTKPPTETQRPANDPFGSLAQAPQGAPTKLRISAIGIDTPLESLQLGPDRSLQPPVDFAQAGWYADGTAPGDTGPAVIAGHVDSRSGPAVFFRLRELTPGDRVEVVRGGQVVSFTVTAARWYPKTDFPTEEVYGPTPDRQLRLITCGGVFDRSLRSYRDNLVVYAVAG from the coding sequence GTGAAAGCCGACGACTCCGACACCCCACTGATCATCAAACTCCCCGGCCGCCCGGCACCACCCGACCCCGCCGCACTACCCACTCGCCCGACGCCGCCGGATCGCGCCACGCCGTCCGAGCGCGCCACGCCGTCCGAGCGCGCCACGCCGTCCGAGCGCGCCACGCCGTCCGAGCGCGCCACGCCGGGCGGCCCCGACTCACCCGGCCGGCAGGACACGCCGGGCCGCCGAGAGACCCCGGAGGCGTCGTCCCGCTACGAGGCGGTCCCCGTCCCGATCGTCCCGCCGCTCGGCGACACCGAGATCAGCTGGATCGCCCGCGGCCGGGCCAAGGTCGTCAAGCCCGCAACGATCAGAGCCCGCGCCCTCGTGCCCGGCGCCCTCTCGATCCCGCGCCCCAAGCCGAGCCGGAAGCTACGTCTGGGTCAGCCCGCCACGCCCTTCCCCCGCCGCGTCTTCCCCAACGCCGAGCCTCAGCTGGCCGAGCCCCAGCCCGCCGAGCCCCAGCCGGCCGAACTCCAGCGCGCCGGCACCTCGTCCGCCGCGCGGGAGGCGGTCCCGCCCGAGCCGGCCACGATCGTCCCGCCACCCATCCGGGCGCCCACCCCCGATCACCCCGTGCCCACCAGCACTCCTTCCCCCGTACGGGAAACCGCCGTTGCCCTCGACGACACGATTCTGCCGCCGGTGGAAGCCCCTGCCCAGCTACCGAAGGACCGCCCGGACTCAGTACGAAAGAGGGGTCTGGCGCTACCGATCACAGCCGCCGCGGCAGCCGCCGTCATCGCCACCGCCGGATATGTGGCCGTCACCGGCCGCACCCCCGCCGACCTCGGCCGCTGGGCCGGATTCGGCTCCAAAGTCGACTCGAGGGCAGGAACCGCAGCCGATGCGAAGACCGCAGCCAATTCCCGAACCGCAGCCGGAAACGGCACCGCACCAGGCGCCGTCACCAAGCCGCCGACCGAGACCCAACGCCCCGCCAACGACCCGTTCGGCAGCCTCGCCCAGGCCCCCCAAGGCGCCCCCACCAAGCTCCGCATAAGCGCCATCGGCATCGACACCCCGCTGGAGTCCCTCCAGCTCGGCCCCGACCGATCCCTGCAGCCGCCGGTCGACTTCGCCCAAGCCGGCTGGTACGCCGACGGCACCGCCCCCGGCGACACCGGCCCCGCGGTCATAGCCGGCCACGTCGATTCCAGATCCGGCCCCGCAGTCTTCTTCCGCCTGCGCGAGCTCACCCCCGGCGACCGTGTCGAGGTGGTCCGCGGCGGCCAAGTAGTCAGCTTCACAGTCACGGCCGCCCGCTGGTATCCGAAGACCGATTTCCCGACCGAGGAGGTGTACGGCCCCACGCCGGACCGCCAGCTGCGTCTCATCACGTGCGGCGGTGTCTTTGATCGATCGCTGCGCTCGTACCGCGACAACCTCGTGGTCTACGCGGTGGCCGGGTGA
- a CDS encoding serine/threonine-protein kinase, whose product MVEIESTGGGGMAVGRMLVAGRYRLGEPVGSGGMGRVWRARDEMLDRDVAVKEFVPPDWMSDEERARLRDRTLREARSAGRLNHPHVVRIYDVVHADGLPWIVMEYVPSRSLHQVIHEDGPFSPATAARIGVALLDALRAAHAAGVLHRDVKPHNVLIGHDGRVVLTDFGLATFVDDGAVTGPGLVVGSPQFVSPERARDGTSLPESDLWSLGATLYAAVEGRAPYARENAMATLMALATEEPDPPSRAGMLGPVLTGLLRRHPRDRLTASETERRLRMIVASTPVPPKVPSPRRVRAVIGAEVDQSAEVRAAHTPTASSPITLPASEKRQLSLVAAGLALVAVLGVGGILAGYLVRDVPATPAAPPVSTGAKPVAAGFSALTCDRPAPAKLPVLPLKGASRGVSGWTLFPGWSYFTNGSGFHMPVPDGWTWQRIGTTYCFRDPVGDTVLSLDTGRNPAADPVKACRAEATRLVRSGALPGYDELALQRTPLLNKTADWEYRYKRDGVLMHAQTRWFVKADRGFAISWATREFDWTGDLAKINMVLTTFYAQRTGG is encoded by the coding sequence ATGGTGGAGATCGAGTCGACGGGTGGGGGCGGGATGGCGGTCGGACGCATGCTCGTCGCCGGTCGGTATCGCCTCGGCGAACCGGTCGGTTCGGGCGGCATGGGCCGGGTCTGGCGCGCCCGCGACGAGATGCTCGACCGTGATGTGGCGGTCAAGGAGTTCGTCCCGCCCGACTGGATGAGCGACGAGGAACGCGCGCGTCTGCGCGACCGCACCCTGCGTGAGGCCCGCAGCGCCGGCCGGCTCAACCACCCCCACGTGGTCCGCATCTATGACGTCGTGCACGCCGACGGTCTGCCGTGGATCGTCATGGAGTACGTGCCGTCGCGTTCGCTGCACCAGGTCATCCACGAGGACGGCCCGTTCTCGCCGGCCACGGCCGCGCGGATCGGGGTGGCCCTGCTCGACGCGTTGCGCGCCGCCCACGCGGCCGGTGTGCTGCACCGTGACGTGAAACCGCACAATGTGCTGATCGGTCATGACGGTCGGGTGGTGCTGACCGATTTCGGCTTGGCCACTTTCGTCGACGACGGTGCTGTGACCGGGCCGGGCCTGGTGGTCGGTTCCCCGCAGTTCGTGTCGCCCGAGCGGGCCCGCGACGGCACGTCCTTGCCCGAGTCCGACCTGTGGTCGCTGGGTGCCACGCTTTACGCCGCCGTGGAGGGCCGCGCCCCGTACGCCCGGGAGAACGCCATGGCCACCTTGATGGCGCTGGCCACGGAGGAGCCGGATCCGCCGTCCCGGGCCGGGATGCTCGGTCCCGTGCTGACCGGGTTGTTGCGCCGCCATCCGCGTGACCGGCTCACCGCGTCCGAGACCGAGCGCCGCCTCCGCATGATCGTCGCGTCGACTCCGGTGCCGCCCAAGGTGCCGTCCCCGCGGCGGGTGCGGGCCGTCATCGGGGCCGAAGTTGATCAGTCGGCCGAGGTGCGGGCGGCCCACACTCCGACGGCGTCGTCCCCGATCACGCTGCCCGCGTCCGAGAAGCGGCAGCTGTCCCTGGTCGCGGCCGGTTTGGCGCTGGTCGCCGTGCTCGGGGTGGGTGGCATCCTGGCCGGTTATCTCGTACGGGATGTGCCCGCCACCCCGGCCGCGCCGCCCGTGTCGACCGGCGCGAAACCGGTGGCGGCCGGTTTCTCCGCTTTGACCTGCGACCGGCCGGCGCCGGCCAAGCTCCCGGTGCTTCCGTTGAAGGGCGCGTCGCGTGGGGTCAGCGGCTGGACCCTGTTCCCCGGCTGGTCGTATTTCACCAATGGCTCCGGTTTCCACATGCCCGTGCCTGACGGTTGGACGTGGCAGCGGATCGGCACCACGTACTGCTTCCGCGACCCGGTCGGTGACACTGTGTTGAGCTTGGACACGGGGCGGAACCCGGCCGCCGACCCGGTCAAGGCGTGCCGTGCCGAGGCGACCCGGCTCGTGCGGTCGGGTGCCCTGCCCGGCTACGACGAGTTGGCGCTGCAGCGGACGCCGTTGCTCAACAAGACCGCGGACTGGGAATATCGGTACAAGCGGGACGGCGTGCTCATGCATGCCCAGACCCGCTGGTTCGTGAAGGCGGACCGCGGCTTCGCGATCAGCTGGGCCACCCGCGAGTTCGACTGGACGGGTGACCTGGCGAAGATCAACATGGTGCTGACCACGTTCTACGCCCAGCGTACGGGCGGCTGA
- a CDS encoding hemolysin family protein produces MLIITGLLLVLVVTAVTGYFVAQEFGYVAADRGKLRADAEQGDQAAARALKVTERLSFVLSGAQLGITVTALLVGYVAEPFIGEGLAALLDDAGVPTAVSMGVSVAAALLIATIVQMVFGELAPKNLAIARAETLAKALSRSTLMYLTVFGPIIRLFDRTAAGLLRRIGIEPIEELPEGATEEDLEQIIRESRANGGLDADLSSLLDRGLDFRGRTAAEAMIPRVDVHTVPATATAADVVALLDTHRSRFPVRGDVVDEIVGVVGIADILAIAPADRATTSIASVMSAPVLVPSSLHLPAVLERLRSAHRQLACVVDEFGGFAGIITLEDIAEELVGQIRDEDDEAEPAPVRQPDGSWLVPARWRIDEITDATGVDLPLGDDYETVSGLVLSRLGRVAKAGDSVTLDGGSLSVRVESVDRHVPHTVRISR; encoded by the coding sequence GTGTTGATCATCACCGGCCTTCTCCTGGTGCTCGTGGTGACCGCCGTCACCGGCTACTTCGTCGCGCAAGAGTTCGGATACGTCGCGGCCGACCGCGGCAAGCTACGCGCCGACGCCGAACAGGGCGATCAGGCCGCGGCCCGGGCTCTCAAGGTCACCGAGCGTCTCTCCTTCGTCCTGTCCGGGGCGCAACTCGGCATCACCGTGACCGCACTCCTGGTGGGTTATGTGGCCGAGCCGTTCATCGGTGAGGGCCTGGCCGCGCTGCTCGACGACGCCGGCGTGCCCACCGCGGTCAGCATGGGCGTGTCGGTCGCCGCGGCCCTGCTCATCGCCACCATCGTGCAGATGGTGTTCGGCGAGCTGGCCCCGAAAAACCTCGCCATCGCCCGCGCCGAGACCCTGGCCAAGGCGCTGAGCCGGTCCACGCTGATGTATCTCACGGTGTTCGGCCCGATCATCCGGCTCTTCGACCGCACGGCCGCCGGCCTGCTGCGGCGCATCGGCATCGAGCCGATCGAGGAGCTGCCCGAGGGCGCCACCGAGGAGGATCTCGAGCAGATCATCCGCGAGTCCCGGGCCAACGGCGGGCTCGACGCCGACCTGTCCTCGCTGCTCGACCGCGGTCTCGACTTCCGGGGTCGCACGGCGGCCGAGGCGATGATCCCGCGCGTCGACGTCCACACGGTTCCGGCCACGGCCACGGCGGCCGATGTGGTCGCGCTCCTCGACACGCACCGTTCCCGTTTCCCCGTACGGGGGGACGTCGTCGACGAGATCGTCGGTGTCGTCGGCATCGCGGACATCCTGGCCATCGCCCCCGCCGACCGCGCCACCACGTCGATCGCGTCGGTGATGTCGGCCCCGGTGCTGGTCCCGTCGTCGCTGCACCTGCCGGCCGTGCTCGAACGGCTGCGCTCGGCCCACCGCCAGCTCGCCTGCGTGGTCGACGAGTTCGGCGGTTTCGCCGGCATCATCACGCTGGAAGACATCGCCGAGGAGCTGGTGGGCCAGATCCGCGACGAGGACGACGAGGCCGAGCCCGCCCCGGTGCGCCAGCCCGACGGCTCGTGGCTCGTCCCCGCCCGCTGGCGGATCGACGAGATCACCGACGCCACGGGCGTCGACCTGCCCCTGGGCGACGACTACGAAACGGTCTCCGGCCTGGTCCTGTCCCGGCTCGGGCGGGTGGCCAAGGCCGGCGACTCGGTCACTCTCGACGGCGGTTCCCTTTCCGTACGGGTGGAAAGCGTCGACCGGCACGTTCCTCACACGGTTCGGATCTCACGATGA
- a CDS encoding hemolysin family protein: MNALWVTLLLIGNAFFVAAEFALVASKRHRLEQSAAAGSRAAKAALDGTKELSVMLAGAQLGITLCSLGLGALAEPSLEHLFGPALHALGLPDVASHVIAFLLALIIVTFLHLVIGEMMPKSWAITHPERSAMLLAVPFRLYARIVGPALRVLNALANLALKPFGVHPQDQLAQAHGPAEMRILLDRSRAEGLIEAEQSELLTSVLSLASLPVRDVMLPTAQLVSVPESASVADIELASLTSGRARLAVTGPAEQVVGVVHVREAVRASATGRAATAGELMEPAFLLGAGVNVVEAVEALRAGRTQLAIVTGDDSAQVGFVALEDLLEQVIGRFDDETDALPATAGA; encoded by the coding sequence ATGAACGCCCTCTGGGTCACGCTGCTGCTGATCGGCAACGCCTTCTTCGTCGCCGCGGAGTTCGCCCTGGTGGCGAGCAAACGGCACCGCCTCGAACAGTCGGCTGCGGCGGGCAGCCGGGCGGCCAAGGCCGCGCTCGACGGCACCAAGGAACTGTCCGTCATGCTGGCCGGCGCCCAGCTCGGCATCACGCTGTGCTCGCTGGGCCTGGGCGCGCTGGCCGAGCCGTCGCTGGAGCACCTGTTCGGCCCGGCGCTGCACGCCCTCGGCCTGCCCGACGTGGCCAGCCACGTCATCGCGTTCCTGCTGGCGCTGATCATCGTCACGTTCCTGCACCTGGTGATCGGCGAGATGATGCCCAAGTCGTGGGCGATCACCCACCCCGAGCGTTCGGCGATGCTGCTGGCCGTGCCCTTCCGGCTGTACGCACGAATCGTCGGCCCCGCCCTGCGCGTGCTGAACGCACTGGCCAACCTCGCCCTGAAACCGTTCGGGGTGCACCCGCAGGACCAGCTGGCCCAGGCGCACGGGCCGGCCGAGATGCGTATCCTGCTCGACCGGTCCCGGGCCGAGGGCCTGATCGAGGCCGAGCAGAGCGAGCTGCTGACCAGCGTGCTGTCGCTGGCTTCCCTTCCCGTACGGGACGTCATGTTGCCCACGGCGCAGCTGGTGTCGGTGCCGGAGTCGGCTTCGGTGGCCGACATCGAGCTGGCCTCGCTCACCAGCGGCCGCGCACGCCTGGCCGTCACCGGCCCCGCCGAGCAGGTGGTCGGGGTCGTGCACGTCCGTGAGGCCGTCCGGGCCAGCGCGACGGGCCGGGCCGCCACCGCCGGCGAACTGATGGAGCCTGCCTTCCTGCTCGGCGCCGGGGTCAACGTGGTGGAGGCGGTCGAGGCCCTGAGGGCCGGCCGCACCCAGCTCGCGATCGTCACCGGCGACGATTCGGCCCAGGTCGGGTTCGTCGCCCTGGAAGACCTGCTGGAACAGGTCATCGGCCGGTTCGACGACGAGACCGACGCGCTGCCGGCCACGGCGGGCGCCTGA
- a CDS encoding sporulation protein produces MVFKKMMRAFGVGGPTVDTVLANPNTRPGLALEGQVRIAGGDHDVTIEGIVLGLVTRVESEHGDNLIEFHRLPVSGPFQLRKGENRDLPFSFPMPWETPITDVYGQRLHGMTMGLRTELAVAKAVDKGDLDHVAVHPLPSQEKILDAFARLGFRFKNADLEHGAIYGVRMTLPFYQEIEFYPPPQYAGAINEVEVTFIADPEGVEVVLEFDKRGGFLQPGHDTYGRFRVAHADADTTDWTAVVEQWISEAAGRYQGLRSAGGFPHGAPGHGAPGYGAPGYGAPGYGAPGHGAPGYGHGGGYGHHGHYAGHGHGRGGMGMGAMAAGVAGGVVGGMILGEAMEDAFEGDDGGGEEE; encoded by the coding sequence GTGGTTTTCAAGAAGATGATGCGCGCCTTCGGCGTCGGCGGGCCGACCGTCGACACCGTGCTGGCCAACCCGAACACGCGGCCCGGTCTGGCCCTGGAGGGCCAGGTGCGGATCGCCGGCGGCGACCACGACGTCACCATCGAGGGAATCGTGCTCGGCCTGGTGACCCGGGTCGAGTCGGAGCACGGCGACAACCTCATCGAGTTCCACCGGCTGCCGGTCTCCGGGCCTTTCCAGCTGCGCAAGGGCGAAAACCGGGACCTGCCGTTCTCGTTCCCGATGCCCTGGGAGACGCCGATCACCGACGTCTACGGCCAGCGGCTGCACGGCATGACGATGGGTCTGCGCACGGAGCTGGCTGTGGCCAAGGCCGTCGACAAGGGCGACCTCGACCACGTGGCCGTGCACCCGCTCCCGTCGCAGGAGAAAATCCTCGACGCGTTCGCCCGGCTGGGCTTCCGGTTCAAGAACGCCGACCTGGAACACGGCGCCATCTACGGCGTCCGCATGACGCTGCCGTTCTACCAGGAGATCGAGTTCTACCCGCCGCCGCAGTACGCGGGCGCCATCAACGAGGTCGAGGTCACCTTCATCGCCGACCCCGAGGGCGTAGAGGTGGTACTCGAGTTCGACAAGCGCGGCGGCTTCCTGCAGCCCGGCCACGACACGTACGGCCGTTTCCGCGTCGCACACGCCGACGCCGACACAACCGACTGGACCGCAGTCGTCGAACAGTGGATCTCCGAGGCGGCGGGCCGCTACCAGGGCCTCCGCTCAGCCGGCGGCTTCCCCCACGGCGCCCCCGGCCACGGAGCTCCCGGCTACGGCGCCCCCGGTTACGGTGCTCCCGGCTACGGTGCCCCGGGTCACGGCGCCCCCGGCTACGGCCACGGCGGCGGCTACGGCCACCACGGCCACTACGCCGGCCACGGTCACGGCCGAGGCGGCATGGGCATGGGCGCAATGGCCGCAGGCGTGGCCGGCGGCGTAGTAGGCGGCATGATCCTCGGCGAGGCCATGGAAGACGCCTTCGAGGGCGACGACGGCGGCGGCGAAGAGGAGTGA
- the leuE gene encoding leucine efflux protein LeuE: MLGITDFWTYVIGTLAIILLPGPNSIFVLSVGARLGVRAGYRAAAGVFLGDTVLMVLSAAGAASLLRTYPPLFLIIKYAGAAYLLWVGFGIVRGGWRKWRSRGEPSPPPAPPPATDARSPFRRAAVISLLNPKAILFFVSFFIQFVEPGYAHPALSFLVLGAVVQLFSALYLSALIFGGRFLAGQFQRRRRLAAGAAAGVGALFVGFSIKLATASVG, encoded by the coding sequence ATGCTGGGGATCACCGACTTCTGGACGTACGTGATCGGCACGCTGGCCATCATTCTGCTGCCCGGGCCCAACTCGATCTTCGTGCTGTCGGTCGGCGCGCGGCTCGGCGTGCGGGCGGGTTATCGGGCCGCGGCCGGGGTCTTCCTCGGCGACACGGTGCTGATGGTGCTGTCGGCGGCCGGGGCGGCCTCGCTGCTGCGCACCTATCCCCCGTTGTTCCTGATCATCAAGTACGCGGGGGCGGCCTACCTGCTGTGGGTCGGGTTCGGCATCGTGCGCGGCGGCTGGCGCAAATGGCGCAGCCGCGGCGAGCCGTCCCCGCCGCCGGCACCTCCGCCGGCGACCGACGCCCGCAGCCCGTTCCGTCGAGCAGCCGTGATCAGCCTGCTCAACCCGAAGGCGATCCTGTTCTTCGTGTCGTTCTTCATCCAGTTCGTCGAGCCGGGCTACGCCCATCCGGCCCTGTCGTTCCTGGTGCTGGGCGCGGTGGTCCAGCTGTTCAGCGCCCTCTACCTGTCCGCACTGATCTTCGGCGGCCGCTTCCTGGCCGGCCAGTTCCAGCGCCGCCGCCGGCTCGCCGCGGGCGCCGCCGCGGGGGTGGGCGCTCTGTTCGTCGGCTTCAGCATCAAACTGGCCACCGCCAGCGTCGGCTAG
- a CDS encoding bifunctional pyridoxamine 5'-phosphate oxidase family protein/GNAT family N-acetyltransferase has translation MSDTYTRTSRTTATRYRDRMHYDRALAHEILDEAYDCTVGFVADDGEPRVLPTLHVRVGETLYLHGSSGGRMGLSARGGDVPVAVSVTLLDGLVYARSHLHHSANYRSVIVHGRARLVTGLEEKLAAMAALVDKVGAGRSTDSRPADAKETAQTSVLALPLVEVSARARRGGVIDDPTDLPLPHWAGVLPVRRVFGPPEPDAGVQADLPAYLPGAGLPWAAPVPLIGRHVGLEPLTLGHAAGLVEALGDDEVWEHMPVRRPQTVEAMRDYLTTLLRDRWTGSRIFWAQVDPATGHVIGITGYHDVDPERRALAIGHTVVGKQWWRTGVNTEAKLLLLTHAFDTLGAERVFWYTDNRNERSQRAIARLGAVREGVLRRHKRRADGSWRDTVVFGMTVDDWPQAGRRLRELLAAGGASALTAA, from the coding sequence ATGTCCGACACCTATACGCGGACGAGCCGCACGACCGCCACCCGCTATCGCGACCGCATGCACTACGACCGTGCCCTGGCCCACGAGATCCTCGACGAGGCCTACGACTGCACTGTGGGCTTCGTCGCCGACGACGGGGAGCCGCGCGTGCTGCCGACCCTGCACGTCCGCGTCGGCGAGACGCTCTATCTGCACGGGTCGTCGGGCGGCCGGATGGGCCTGTCGGCGCGCGGCGGCGACGTGCCGGTCGCGGTCAGCGTCACCCTGCTCGACGGGCTGGTCTACGCCCGCTCCCACCTGCACCACAGCGCTAACTACCGCTCCGTGATCGTGCACGGGCGGGCCCGGCTGGTCACCGGCCTCGAGGAAAAACTGGCGGCGATGGCGGCCCTGGTCGACAAGGTGGGCGCCGGCCGCTCCACCGACAGCCGGCCCGCCGATGCCAAGGAGACGGCACAGACCAGTGTGCTCGCGTTGCCGCTGGTCGAGGTGTCGGCCCGAGCCCGGCGCGGCGGCGTGATCGACGACCCCACCGACCTGCCGCTGCCGCACTGGGCCGGCGTGCTTCCCGTCCGCCGCGTGTTCGGCCCGCCCGAGCCCGACGCCGGTGTCCAGGCCGACCTCCCGGCCTACCTGCCCGGCGCCGGCCTGCCCTGGGCCGCGCCGGTTCCGCTCATCGGACGACACGTAGGCCTCGAGCCGCTCACCCTCGGTCACGCGGCCGGGCTGGTCGAGGCGCTCGGCGACGACGAGGTGTGGGAACACATGCCGGTCCGTCGCCCGCAGACGGTCGAGGCCATGCGCGACTACCTCACCACGTTGCTGCGCGACCGGTGGACCGGCAGCCGGATCTTCTGGGCCCAGGTCGACCCGGCCACCGGCCACGTCATCGGCATCACCGGCTATCACGACGTCGACCCGGAGCGGCGAGCCCTGGCCATCGGGCACACCGTCGTGGGCAAGCAGTGGTGGCGCACGGGCGTCAACACCGAGGCCAAACTCCTGCTGCTGACGCACGCCTTCGACACGCTCGGCGCGGAACGCGTGTTCTGGTACACCGATAATCGCAACGAACGCTCGCAGCGGGCGATCGCCCGGCTCGGGGCGGTCCGCGAGGGCGTGCTCCGACGGCACAAACGGCGAGCGGACGGGTCGTGGCGCGACACCGTAGTGTTCGGCATGACCGTCGACGACTGGCCCCAGGCCGGGCGCCGGTTGCGGGAGTTGCTGGCCGCGGGTGGGGCCTCCGCCCTCACGGCCGCCTAG
- a CDS encoding aminotransferase class I/II-fold pyridoxal phosphate-dependent enzyme, translating to MSAQYQVEGDSAASISASIERGVRRGVWEVGTALPPVRVLAENLHVSPATVSKAYQELRHRGVVETEGRRGTRIRSRPPVAGPRSALRLSVPAGVRDLSSGEPDVGLLPPLGRALRAVAETNGPPQGYAAAAAMPELIEAARPRLIAGGIPAGGAEITVTAGTLDAVERLLTAHLRPGDAVAVEDPGWANLLDLLAALGLRPVPVSVDQEGPEPASMSAALQAGAQAAVITVRAQNPTGAAVSEARAEALRALFAGSPGVLVIEDDHAAELAEEPPHSIGPVTGAWAVTRSASKPFGPDLRVAVLAGDEATIARVVGRMRIGSGWVSTVLQRLLLRLWEDDEVTAAVAEAARAYGRRRRALLEALGSRGVAALGATGINVWVPVPDETRTVGMLREAGYAVAPGSLFRQSAPPGVRISVGPLPEAEIPALADAVAVAVSPPSLHAPTR from the coding sequence GTGTCAGCACAGTATCAGGTCGAGGGTGACAGTGCCGCTTCGATTTCGGCCAGCATCGAGCGGGGCGTCCGCCGGGGTGTGTGGGAGGTCGGCACGGCCCTGCCGCCCGTCCGCGTGCTCGCCGAAAATCTGCACGTCAGCCCGGCCACGGTGTCGAAGGCATATCAGGAGCTGCGGCACCGTGGCGTGGTGGAGACCGAGGGCCGTCGCGGCACCCGCATCCGGTCCCGGCCGCCCGTCGCCGGCCCACGCTCCGCGCTGCGCCTGTCCGTGCCCGCGGGTGTGCGCGACCTTTCCTCCGGCGAGCCCGACGTCGGCCTGCTGCCACCGCTGGGCCGGGCGCTGCGGGCCGTCGCTGAGACCAACGGCCCGCCCCAGGGCTATGCCGCGGCCGCCGCGATGCCCGAGCTGATCGAGGCGGCCCGCCCCCGGCTGATCGCCGGGGGCATCCCGGCCGGCGGTGCCGAGATCACCGTTACCGCGGGCACTCTCGACGCCGTCGAGCGCCTGCTCACGGCCCACCTGCGCCCGGGTGACGCGGTCGCCGTGGAGGACCCGGGCTGGGCCAATCTGCTCGATCTGCTGGCCGCGCTGGGTCTGCGCCCGGTGCCGGTGTCCGTCGATCAGGAGGGGCCCGAGCCCGCGTCCATGTCGGCCGCCCTGCAAGCGGGCGCGCAAGCCGCGGTGATCACCGTGCGCGCGCAGAATCCGACGGGCGCCGCCGTCAGCGAGGCCCGCGCCGAGGCGTTGCGCGCCTTGTTCGCGGGCAGTCCGGGCGTTCTGGTGATCGAGGATGATCATGCCGCCGAGCTGGCCGAGGAGCCGCCCCACAGCATCGGCCCGGTCACCGGCGCGTGGGCCGTCACGCGTTCGGCGTCCAAACCCTTCGGCCCCGATCTGCGGGTCGCCGTGCTCGCGGGTGACGAGGCCACGATCGCCCGGGTCGTCGGGCGCATGCGCATCGGCTCGGGCTGGGTCTCCACGGTGCTGCAGCGCCTGCTCCTGCGCCTGTGGGAGGACGACGAGGTCACCGCCGCGGTTGCCGAGGCCGCCCGGGCGTACGGTCGTCGCCGTCGCGCCCTGCTCGAGGCGCTGGGGTCGCGGGGAGTCGCCGCCCTGGGCGCCACCGGCATCAACGTGTGGGTCCCGGTGCCCGACGAGACCCGTACGGTGGGCATGCTGCGCGAGGCCGGTTACGCCGTGGCCCCCGGTTCCCTGTTCCGCCAGTCGGCGCCCCCGGGCGTACGGATCTCGGTCGGTCCTCTGCCCGAGGCGGAGATCCCCGCATTGGCCGATGCCGTGGCCGTGGCCGTCAGCCCGCCGTCACTGCATGCGCCGACTCGTTAG